One genomic segment of Pristiophorus japonicus isolate sPriJap1 unplaced genomic scaffold, sPriJap1.hap1 HAP1_SCAFFOLD_29, whole genome shotgun sequence includes these proteins:
- the LOC139248109 gene encoding histone H1-like: MSLPAIKKVLAAKRVDVEKRGSQIRFSTRRNVMNGSLKQIKGTGASGSFKTAKTGPQGKVGKKVKKPAAKKAAAKKCPAKKAAAKKTSTKKAPTTKKDSERAGWEEGGGEEAQESEGGQKRWRTRGSRPSPNQQRARKQRPKSK, from the coding sequence ATGTCCCTGCCCGCGATAAAGAAGGTTCTGGCGGCCAAACGCGtcgatgtggagaagcgcgggtcccagatcaggttcagtaccaggaggaatgtgatgaatggctccctgaagcagatcaagggcacgggcgcTTCGGGCTCCTTCAAAACCGCTAAGACTGGtccccaggggaaagtgggaaagaaggtgaagaagccagcagccaagaaagcagcagccaagaaatgtccagcaaagaaagcagcagccaagaaaacgagcaccaagaaggcgcCAACGACAAAAAAAGATAGCGAAAGGGCCGGCTGGGAAGAAGGCGGCGGCGAAGAAGCCCAAGAAAGTGAAGGCGGCCAAAAAAGGTGGAGAACCCGAGGGTCAAGGCCAAGCCCAAATCAGCAAAGGGCAAGAAAGCAGCGCCCAAAAAGTAAATAG